The following are encoded in a window of Candidatus Omnitrophota bacterium genomic DNA:
- a CDS encoding TolC family protein, protein MELSLKDAVRIAYLNNNQIQIQEEEVEIAKANILAAQGNFMPIVNVGAGYTYNDSVLYSGKIREGNKDTRIFTGYKSDNVLNITVNESIFNGGANIANLAQAKLGLKVQQETLRARKLDVEFETKRLYYGVLLAYEAERIANDLVNRAKVHYDDVKNRFDQGAVSKFELLQSSVQVSKLIPDLVKARNDVELITAELKKLLSVDLDIPIRLRGKLYYSSVEIKEKEFLSEAYKNKPEMILKMLGINISKWAIEYAKAGYYPQVNAMGNYSYRSNDVANMVNPRHDNWNIGATVTFMLFDGFSTTAKIKEAKAKYAESYLQKEDTVQQTAVDIKQACLDMAKSESIIKSQKDSVVEAKEALYISEIGYDNGVTTNLDVLTSQVSLGQVETYLAQGTYDYIMAKAQLYRTMGRESLEE, encoded by the coding sequence ATGGAGTTGTCCCTCAAAGACGCGGTGAGGATCGCATACCTGAACAATAATCAGATCCAGATACAGGAAGAAGAAGTCGAGATCGCCAAGGCCAATATCCTCGCCGCGCAGGGCAATTTCATGCCTATCGTCAATGTGGGCGCGGGATATACCTACAACGATTCCGTATTATATTCGGGCAAGATAAGGGAGGGCAATAAAGATACCCGCATATTTACCGGATACAAGAGCGATAATGTCCTTAACATAACGGTCAACGAGTCCATATTTAACGGCGGCGCGAATATCGCGAATTTAGCTCAGGCGAAACTGGGGCTGAAGGTCCAGCAGGAGACCCTGCGCGCCAGGAAGCTCGACGTGGAATTCGAGACGAAGCGTCTTTACTACGGAGTGCTCCTCGCCTACGAGGCTGAGCGCATCGCAAACGACCTTGTCAACAGGGCGAAGGTCCATTACGACGACGTGAAGAACAGGTTCGACCAGGGCGCGGTCTCGAAATTCGAGCTCCTCCAGTCTTCGGTGCAGGTATCGAAGTTAATACCGGATCTCGTTAAGGCGCGTAACGACGTGGAGCTCATAACGGCCGAATTGAAGAAACTACTAAGCGTCGACCTGGACATTCCCATAAGGTTGAGGGGCAAACTCTACTATTCTTCGGTTGAAATAAAAGAGAAGGAGTTTCTTTCGGAGGCGTACAAGAACAAGCCGGAGATGATATTGAAGATGCTCGGCATAAATATAAGCAAATGGGCGATAGAATACGCCAAGGCGGGTTATTATCCCCAGGTGAACGCGATGGGTAACTACAGCTACAGGTCTAACGACGTCGCGAACATGGTCAATCCGCGCCATGACAACTGGAATATCGGCGCGACCGTGACATTCATGTTGTTTGACGGATTTTCCACAACGGCAAAGATCAAAGAGGCAAAGGCGAAGTACGCCGAGTCTTATCTGCAGAAAGAGGATACGGTCCAGCAGACGGCGGTGGATATAAAACAGGCCTGCCTCGATATGGCTAAATCGGAGTCGATAATAAAGTCGCAGAAAGACAGCGTCGTCGAAGCGAAAGAGGCGCTCTATATTTCCGAGATAGGTTACGATAACGGCGTGACCACGAATCTCGACGTCCTGACGAGTCAGGTGTCCCTGGGACAGGTGGAGACGTATCTCGCCCAGGGCACGTATGATTACATCATGGCAAAGGCCCAGCTCTACAGGACGATGGGCCGGGAATCTTTGGAAGAATAA
- a CDS encoding radical SAM protein yields MIPSSSKILLFDPPGKLYQRGEDRCQADIEGSAAISLRAPNDLGYIAAIARQLGLDPVIRDYPAERLTEKNFLEDLSGLKPSVIIMSATSSTFREDMGYLIKAKAVDSGIITIAKGAFFYECPPEVLDKALASSPCLDIAVSGEAESVISGLLGALIAGDTLESVKGVIYFDPDSKKFKKNPPGQFIEDLDVLPFPARDLMKNDLYVRPDTGSPMATIVTSRGCPEECIYCLSPVISGKKLRARSPKSIIDEVEECVRCYGISDFFFMADTFTMNKPWVIDICREILRRDLKIRWAANSRVKPLDVERLGWMKRAGCRLISLGIESGSPESLAKMKKNASKADAVEAVRMVREAGLKLYAYYMIGFPWEDRSYVSATLNFAREIAADFSEIHIAAPFRGTEQFKTLADYGLKLEDPYGYNYFSNPPIGTKYLSRRELICLRKKGMRQLYMNPAYVFRTLKSIKNFRELMNYLKYGFRLLKNLSQ; encoded by the coding sequence TGTTTGATCCGCCGGGCAAGTTGTATCAGCGCGGAGAGGACAGGTGCCAGGCGGATATAGAGGGTTCTGCGGCTATAAGCTTGAGAGCTCCGAACGACCTCGGTTACATCGCCGCCATTGCCAGGCAGCTCGGACTTGACCCTGTTATCAGGGATTATCCCGCCGAACGTCTCACCGAAAAGAATTTCCTGGAAGACTTATCCGGCCTTAAGCCCTCGGTTATTATCATGAGCGCCACCTCGAGTACCTTTCGCGAGGACATGGGTTATCTTATTAAGGCGAAGGCTGTTGATAGCGGCATCATCACCATCGCTAAAGGCGCATTTTTTTATGAATGTCCGCCGGAAGTCCTGGACAAGGCGCTCGCTTCCTCTCCATGCCTGGATATCGCGGTCTCGGGCGAAGCCGAGAGCGTCATATCCGGCCTCCTCGGCGCGCTCATAGCCGGCGATACTTTGGAAAGCGTTAAAGGCGTCATCTATTTCGACCCGGATTCAAAAAAATTCAAAAAAAATCCGCCCGGACAATTCATTGAAGACCTTGACGTTCTGCCGTTCCCGGCCAGGGACCTGATGAAGAACGATCTGTATGTCAGGCCGGACACAGGCTCTCCGATGGCGACTATCGTAACCTCCCGCGGATGTCCGGAAGAATGCATCTATTGCCTCTCGCCGGTGATCTCCGGGAAAAAACTCCGCGCGCGAAGCCCAAAGAGCATTATCGACGAGGTAGAAGAATGTGTGCGATGTTATGGAATCTCAGATTTTTTCTTCATGGCCGACACATTTACGATGAATAAGCCGTGGGTGATAGATATATGCAGGGAGATCCTCCGCCGCGACCTGAAGATACGATGGGCCGCCAATTCACGCGTCAAGCCGCTCGACGTTGAGCGTCTCGGGTGGATGAAGCGCGCCGGCTGCCGGCTCATTTCTCTCGGGATAGAGTCCGGCAGTCCCGAGAGCCTGGCGAAGATGAAGAAGAACGCGTCGAAGGCGGACGCGGTCGAGGCAGTGAGGATGGTCCGCGAGGCCGGCCTTAAGCTCTACGCTTACTACATGATAGGGTTTCCGTGGGAGGACCGCAGCTATGTGAGCGCGACACTCAATTTTGCCCGTGAGATCGCCGCGGATTTTTCCGAGATACATATAGCCGCGCCTTTCCGGGGGACGGAACAATTCAAGACGCTGGCGGATTACGGATTAAAGCTCGAGGACCCGTACGGTTACAACTACTTCTCCAACCCGCCGATCGGAACAAAATATCTGTCGCGGCGGGAGCTGATATGCTTACGCAAAAAGGGAATGCGGCAGTTGTATATGAACCCCGCCTATGTCTTCCGGACGCTCAAGAGTATAAAAAATTTCAGGGAATTAATGAATTACTTGAAATACGGTTTTAGGCTTTTGAAGAATTTGTCCCAATAA